Proteins encoded within one genomic window of Nomia melanderi isolate GNS246 chromosome 8, iyNomMela1, whole genome shotgun sequence:
- the atl gene encoding atlastin GTPase isoform X4 — protein MADSENRKHSGDYRSSYVAEKVAMTTLDENVNRVPQLCTENEPLADYLGWEERIEQIPKNSEDILGQARPVQIILAHPDHTFELNEDALAEILLQDDIKDRSVVVVSVAGAFRKGKSFLLDFFLRYMNCKYDNNNETDSWLGKEDEPLSGFSWKGGSERDTTGILMWSKVFLGTLPTGEKVAIILMDTQGAFDSQSTVRDCATVFALSTMLSSVQIYNLSQNIQEDDLQHLQLFTEYGRLALEKSGRTPFQRLQFLVRDWSYPYEANYGAEGGNKILRRRLEVSDKQHPELQSLRKHIKSCFSDISCFLMPHPGLNIATNPKFDGRLSEIQAEFKEQLKILIPMILAPDRLVTKKINGQVVKARDLLEYFKSYMKIYKGDELPEPKSMLVATAEANNLTAVAEAKELYIKSMEDVCGGKRPFLGTAHLESEHLRCVDKAIYVFQNKRKMGGDEFSLTYMEKLKKDMDDAFIQFKEHNESKNIFKAARTPAVFCALAAAMYFLSGIFGFTGLYPIANIFNWVLGLCILTLMLWTYIRYSGNWRTIGTTLDEVANVLWYNYVRVCVYVGNNAIVKNACKDSMEAKTTNLVLYFICRIFTKAKNIFPAFIYVKRQTNKN, from the exons ATGGCGGACAGTGAAAATCGTAAACATAGTGGTGACTACAGGAGCTCGTATGTGG CCGAGAAAGTTGCGATGACGACCTTAGACGAGAATGTGAACCGTGTGCCACAGCTGTGTACAGAGAACGAACCGCTAGCTG ATTACTTAGGCTGGGAGGAAAGAATAGAACAGATACCAAAAAATAGTGAAGACATATTGGGCCAGGCAAGACCAGTACAAATTATATTGGCTCATCCAGATCACACCTTTGAATTAAATGAGGATGCCCTGGCAGAAATTCTTCTCCAAGATGATATCAAAGACAGAAGTGTAGTTGTTGTCTCTGTAGCAGGAGCCTTCAGAAAAGGCAAAAGCTTCCTGCTAGATTTTTTTCTTCGATACATGAACTGTAAG tatgacAACAACAACGAAACGGATTCTTGGTTGGGCAAAGAAGATGAACCACTCAGCGGATTCTCATGGAAAGGAGGTTCAGAAAGAGATACAACAGGGATATTGATGTGGTCGAAAGTTTTTCTTGGTACTTTACCAACTGGTGAAAAAGTGGCTATAATTTTAATGGATACACAAGGTGCTTTTGACAGTCAGTCCACAGTCAGAGATTGTGCAACTGTGTTTGCTTTAAGCACAATGTTGTCGTCTGtacaaatttacaatttatcacAAAATATTCAAGAAGATGATCTTCAGCATTTGCAGCTTTTCACTGAATATGGTAGGCTGGCTTTAGAGAAATCTGGACGCACACCGTTCCAGAGGTTGCAATTCTTAGTAAGAGACTGGAGTTACCCTTATGAAGCAAATTATGGGGCAGAAGgaggaaacaaaattttacgaCGAAGGCTAGAAGTTTCTGACAAACAGCATCCGGAATTACAAAGTTTAAGAAAGCATATCAAATCCTGCTTTTCAGATATATCTTGCTTCCTTATGCCACATCCAGGTCTTAATATCGCCACAAATCCTAAATTCGACGGCAGATTGTCTGAAATTCAAGCAGAGTTTAAGGAGCAGCTAAAAATACTGATACCTATGATATTAGCCCCTGATCGTTTagttacaaaaaaaattaatggtCAAGTTGTGAAAGCGAGGGATTTGTTGGAATACTTTAAAagttatatgaaaatttataaaggaGATGAACTTCCCGAGCCTAAAAGTATGTTAGTG GCAACAGCAGAAGCAAATAATTTAACTGCAGTCGCAGAAGCTAAAGAGCTTTACATAAAATCAATGGAAGATGTTTGTGGAGGAAAAAGACCATTTTTGGGAACAGCACATTTAGAATCCGAACATTTACGTTGTGTCGATAAAGCTATTTacgtatttcaaaataaaagaaaaatgggaGGAGATGAATTCAGTTTGACTTATATGGAGAAACTAAAGAAG GATATGGATGATGCCTTCATTCAATTTAAAGAACATAATGAAAGTAAAAACATCTTTAAAGCAGCGCGCACTCCAGCAGTGTTTTGCGCACTTGCTGCGGCCATGTACTTTTTATCTGGAATATTTGGTTTTACTGGTTTATATCCTAtagcaaatattttcaattgggTTCTTGGTCTCTGTATATTAACACTTATGTTATGGACATATATAAG gtacAGTGGTAATTGGAGAACAATTGGTACAACATTAGATGAAGTGGCAAATGTCTTATGGTATAAT taCGTGCGCGTGTGTGTATATGTGGGGAACAATGCAATAGTAAAAAATGCCTGTAAAGACTCTATGGAAGCAAAAACAACTAACCTAGTTCTATATTTCATATGCAGAATTTTTACAAAAGCCAAGAATATTTTCCCAgcttttatttatgtaaagcgtcaaactaataaaaactaa
- the atl gene encoding atlastin GTPase isoform X1 yields MSERRKIPPPSRKRVAEESATRSREPIKPPRTRHQPVRAYETGQPTRVNETAQQIRVNETSQSIRVNEIQKPIRVQETSKADHVQETSKPNRVNETTSQPIRVNETSQRHINRAEKVAMTTLDENVNRVPQLCTENEPLADYLGWEERIEQIPKNSEDILGQARPVQIILAHPDHTFELNEDALAEILLQDDIKDRSVVVVSVAGAFRKGKSFLLDFFLRYMNCKYDNNNETDSWLGKEDEPLSGFSWKGGSERDTTGILMWSKVFLGTLPTGEKVAIILMDTQGAFDSQSTVRDCATVFALSTMLSSVQIYNLSQNIQEDDLQHLQLFTEYGRLALEKSGRTPFQRLQFLVRDWSYPYEANYGAEGGNKILRRRLEVSDKQHPELQSLRKHIKSCFSDISCFLMPHPGLNIATNPKFDGRLSEIQAEFKEQLKILIPMILAPDRLVTKKINGQVVKARDLLEYFKSYMKIYKGDELPEPKSMLVATAEANNLTAVAEAKELYIKSMEDVCGGKRPFLGTAHLESEHLRCVDKAIYVFQNKRKMGGDEFSLTYMEKLKKDMDDAFIQFKEHNESKNIFKAARTPAVFCALAAAMYFLSGIFGFTGLYPIANIFNWVLGLCILTLMLWTYIRYSGNWRTIGTTLDEVANVLWYNYVRVCVYVGNNAIVKNACKDSMEAKTTNLVLYFICRIFTKAKNIFPAFIYVKRQTNKN; encoded by the exons ATGAGCGAAAGGAGAAAGATACCACCGCCGTCACGGAAACGGGTCGCCGAGGAGTCAGCAACCAGGTCAAGGGAACCGATCAAGCCGCCGAGGACGAGGCACCAGCCGGTTCGCGCCTACGAAACTGGACAGCCGACCCGCGTTAATGAGACTGCCCAGCAAATCCGAGTCAATGAAACCAGCCAGTCAATCCGAGTCAACGAAATCCAGAAGCCGATCCGGGTCCAAGAGACCAGCAAAGCGGATCATGTCCAAGAGACCAGCAAACCGAACCGTGTTAATGAGACCACCAGCCAACCGATCCGCGTCAACGAGACTAGCCAGCGGCACATAAACCGTG CCGAGAAAGTTGCGATGACGACCTTAGACGAGAATGTGAACCGTGTGCCACAGCTGTGTACAGAGAACGAACCGCTAGCTG ATTACTTAGGCTGGGAGGAAAGAATAGAACAGATACCAAAAAATAGTGAAGACATATTGGGCCAGGCAAGACCAGTACAAATTATATTGGCTCATCCAGATCACACCTTTGAATTAAATGAGGATGCCCTGGCAGAAATTCTTCTCCAAGATGATATCAAAGACAGAAGTGTAGTTGTTGTCTCTGTAGCAGGAGCCTTCAGAAAAGGCAAAAGCTTCCTGCTAGATTTTTTTCTTCGATACATGAACTGTAAG tatgacAACAACAACGAAACGGATTCTTGGTTGGGCAAAGAAGATGAACCACTCAGCGGATTCTCATGGAAAGGAGGTTCAGAAAGAGATACAACAGGGATATTGATGTGGTCGAAAGTTTTTCTTGGTACTTTACCAACTGGTGAAAAAGTGGCTATAATTTTAATGGATACACAAGGTGCTTTTGACAGTCAGTCCACAGTCAGAGATTGTGCAACTGTGTTTGCTTTAAGCACAATGTTGTCGTCTGtacaaatttacaatttatcacAAAATATTCAAGAAGATGATCTTCAGCATTTGCAGCTTTTCACTGAATATGGTAGGCTGGCTTTAGAGAAATCTGGACGCACACCGTTCCAGAGGTTGCAATTCTTAGTAAGAGACTGGAGTTACCCTTATGAAGCAAATTATGGGGCAGAAGgaggaaacaaaattttacgaCGAAGGCTAGAAGTTTCTGACAAACAGCATCCGGAATTACAAAGTTTAAGAAAGCATATCAAATCCTGCTTTTCAGATATATCTTGCTTCCTTATGCCACATCCAGGTCTTAATATCGCCACAAATCCTAAATTCGACGGCAGATTGTCTGAAATTCAAGCAGAGTTTAAGGAGCAGCTAAAAATACTGATACCTATGATATTAGCCCCTGATCGTTTagttacaaaaaaaattaatggtCAAGTTGTGAAAGCGAGGGATTTGTTGGAATACTTTAAAagttatatgaaaatttataaaggaGATGAACTTCCCGAGCCTAAAAGTATGTTAGTG GCAACAGCAGAAGCAAATAATTTAACTGCAGTCGCAGAAGCTAAAGAGCTTTACATAAAATCAATGGAAGATGTTTGTGGAGGAAAAAGACCATTTTTGGGAACAGCACATTTAGAATCCGAACATTTACGTTGTGTCGATAAAGCTATTTacgtatttcaaaataaaagaaaaatgggaGGAGATGAATTCAGTTTGACTTATATGGAGAAACTAAAGAAG GATATGGATGATGCCTTCATTCAATTTAAAGAACATAATGAAAGTAAAAACATCTTTAAAGCAGCGCGCACTCCAGCAGTGTTTTGCGCACTTGCTGCGGCCATGTACTTTTTATCTGGAATATTTGGTTTTACTGGTTTATATCCTAtagcaaatattttcaattgggTTCTTGGTCTCTGTATATTAACACTTATGTTATGGACATATATAAG gtacAGTGGTAATTGGAGAACAATTGGTACAACATTAGATGAAGTGGCAAATGTCTTATGGTATAAT taCGTGCGCGTGTGTGTATATGTGGGGAACAATGCAATAGTAAAAAATGCCTGTAAAGACTCTATGGAAGCAAAAACAACTAACCTAGTTCTATATTTCATATGCAGAATTTTTACAAAAGCCAAGAATATTTTCCCAgcttttatttatgtaaagcgtcaaactaataaaaactaa
- the atl gene encoding atlastin GTPase isoform X2 — protein sequence MSERRKIPPPSRKRVAEESATRSREPIKPPRTRHQPVRAYETGQPTRVNETAQQIRVNETSQSIRVNEIQKPIRVQETSKADHVQETSKPNRVNETTSQPIRVNETSQRHINPEKVAMTTLDENVNRVPQLCTENEPLADYLGWEERIEQIPKNSEDILGQARPVQIILAHPDHTFELNEDALAEILLQDDIKDRSVVVVSVAGAFRKGKSFLLDFFLRYMNCKYDNNNETDSWLGKEDEPLSGFSWKGGSERDTTGILMWSKVFLGTLPTGEKVAIILMDTQGAFDSQSTVRDCATVFALSTMLSSVQIYNLSQNIQEDDLQHLQLFTEYGRLALEKSGRTPFQRLQFLVRDWSYPYEANYGAEGGNKILRRRLEVSDKQHPELQSLRKHIKSCFSDISCFLMPHPGLNIATNPKFDGRLSEIQAEFKEQLKILIPMILAPDRLVTKKINGQVVKARDLLEYFKSYMKIYKGDELPEPKSMLVATAEANNLTAVAEAKELYIKSMEDVCGGKRPFLGTAHLESEHLRCVDKAIYVFQNKRKMGGDEFSLTYMEKLKKDMDDAFIQFKEHNESKNIFKAARTPAVFCALAAAMYFLSGIFGFTGLYPIANIFNWVLGLCILTLMLWTYIRYSGNWRTIGTTLDEVANVLWYNYVRVCVYVGNNAIVKNACKDSMEAKTTNLVLYFICRIFTKAKNIFPAFIYVKRQTNKN from the exons ATGAGCGAAAGGAGAAAGATACCACCGCCGTCACGGAAACGGGTCGCCGAGGAGTCAGCAACCAGGTCAAGGGAACCGATCAAGCCGCCGAGGACGAGGCACCAGCCGGTTCGCGCCTACGAAACTGGACAGCCGACCCGCGTTAATGAGACTGCCCAGCAAATCCGAGTCAATGAAACCAGCCAGTCAATCCGAGTCAACGAAATCCAGAAGCCGATCCGGGTCCAAGAGACCAGCAAAGCGGATCATGTCCAAGAGACCAGCAAACCGAACCGTGTTAATGAGACCACCAGCCAACCGATCCGCGTCAACGAGACTAGCCAGCGGCACATAAACC CCGAGAAAGTTGCGATGACGACCTTAGACGAGAATGTGAACCGTGTGCCACAGCTGTGTACAGAGAACGAACCGCTAGCTG ATTACTTAGGCTGGGAGGAAAGAATAGAACAGATACCAAAAAATAGTGAAGACATATTGGGCCAGGCAAGACCAGTACAAATTATATTGGCTCATCCAGATCACACCTTTGAATTAAATGAGGATGCCCTGGCAGAAATTCTTCTCCAAGATGATATCAAAGACAGAAGTGTAGTTGTTGTCTCTGTAGCAGGAGCCTTCAGAAAAGGCAAAAGCTTCCTGCTAGATTTTTTTCTTCGATACATGAACTGTAAG tatgacAACAACAACGAAACGGATTCTTGGTTGGGCAAAGAAGATGAACCACTCAGCGGATTCTCATGGAAAGGAGGTTCAGAAAGAGATACAACAGGGATATTGATGTGGTCGAAAGTTTTTCTTGGTACTTTACCAACTGGTGAAAAAGTGGCTATAATTTTAATGGATACACAAGGTGCTTTTGACAGTCAGTCCACAGTCAGAGATTGTGCAACTGTGTTTGCTTTAAGCACAATGTTGTCGTCTGtacaaatttacaatttatcacAAAATATTCAAGAAGATGATCTTCAGCATTTGCAGCTTTTCACTGAATATGGTAGGCTGGCTTTAGAGAAATCTGGACGCACACCGTTCCAGAGGTTGCAATTCTTAGTAAGAGACTGGAGTTACCCTTATGAAGCAAATTATGGGGCAGAAGgaggaaacaaaattttacgaCGAAGGCTAGAAGTTTCTGACAAACAGCATCCGGAATTACAAAGTTTAAGAAAGCATATCAAATCCTGCTTTTCAGATATATCTTGCTTCCTTATGCCACATCCAGGTCTTAATATCGCCACAAATCCTAAATTCGACGGCAGATTGTCTGAAATTCAAGCAGAGTTTAAGGAGCAGCTAAAAATACTGATACCTATGATATTAGCCCCTGATCGTTTagttacaaaaaaaattaatggtCAAGTTGTGAAAGCGAGGGATTTGTTGGAATACTTTAAAagttatatgaaaatttataaaggaGATGAACTTCCCGAGCCTAAAAGTATGTTAGTG GCAACAGCAGAAGCAAATAATTTAACTGCAGTCGCAGAAGCTAAAGAGCTTTACATAAAATCAATGGAAGATGTTTGTGGAGGAAAAAGACCATTTTTGGGAACAGCACATTTAGAATCCGAACATTTACGTTGTGTCGATAAAGCTATTTacgtatttcaaaataaaagaaaaatgggaGGAGATGAATTCAGTTTGACTTATATGGAGAAACTAAAGAAG GATATGGATGATGCCTTCATTCAATTTAAAGAACATAATGAAAGTAAAAACATCTTTAAAGCAGCGCGCACTCCAGCAGTGTTTTGCGCACTTGCTGCGGCCATGTACTTTTTATCTGGAATATTTGGTTTTACTGGTTTATATCCTAtagcaaatattttcaattgggTTCTTGGTCTCTGTATATTAACACTTATGTTATGGACATATATAAG gtacAGTGGTAATTGGAGAACAATTGGTACAACATTAGATGAAGTGGCAAATGTCTTATGGTATAAT taCGTGCGCGTGTGTGTATATGTGGGGAACAATGCAATAGTAAAAAATGCCTGTAAAGACTCTATGGAAGCAAAAACAACTAACCTAGTTCTATATTTCATATGCAGAATTTTTACAAAAGCCAAGAATATTTTCCCAgcttttatttatgtaaagcgtcaaactaataaaaactaa
- the atl gene encoding atlastin GTPase isoform X3, whose product MSERRKIPPPSRKRVAEESATRSREPIKPPRTRHQPVRAYETGQPTRVNETAQQIRVNETSQSIRVNEIQKPIRVQETSKADHVQETSKPNRVNETTSQPIRVNETSQRHINRAEKVAMTTLDENVNRVPQLCTENEPLADYLGWEERIEQIPKNSEDILGQARPVQIILAHPDHTFELNEDALAEILLQDDIKDRSVVVVSVAGAFRKGKSFLLDFFLRYMNCKYDNNNETDSWLGKEDEPLSGFSWKGGSERDTTGILMWSKVFLGTLPTGEKVAIILMDTQGAFDSQSTVRDCATVFALSTMLSSVQIYNLSQNIQEDDLQHLQLFTEYGRLALEKSGRTPFQRLQFLVRDWSYPYEANYGAEGGNKILRRRLEVSDKQHPELQSLRKHIKSCFSDISCFLMPHPGLNIATNPKFDGRLSEIQAEFKEQLKILIPMILAPDRLVTKKINGQVVKARDLLEYFKSYMKIYKGDELPEPKSMLVATAEANNLTAVAEAKELYIKSMEDVCGGKRPFLGTAHLESEHLRCVDKAIYVFQNKRKMGGDEFSLTYMEKLKKDMDDAFIQFKEHNESKNIFKAARTPAVFCALAAAMYFLSGIFGFTGLYPIANIFNWVLGLCILTLMLWTYIRYSGNWRTIGTTLDEVANVLWYNFMKPLYQQFMEKSVSVAVAHAAEMATNTTLNATITANGKPKLA is encoded by the exons ATGAGCGAAAGGAGAAAGATACCACCGCCGTCACGGAAACGGGTCGCCGAGGAGTCAGCAACCAGGTCAAGGGAACCGATCAAGCCGCCGAGGACGAGGCACCAGCCGGTTCGCGCCTACGAAACTGGACAGCCGACCCGCGTTAATGAGACTGCCCAGCAAATCCGAGTCAATGAAACCAGCCAGTCAATCCGAGTCAACGAAATCCAGAAGCCGATCCGGGTCCAAGAGACCAGCAAAGCGGATCATGTCCAAGAGACCAGCAAACCGAACCGTGTTAATGAGACCACCAGCCAACCGATCCGCGTCAACGAGACTAGCCAGCGGCACATAAACCGTG CCGAGAAAGTTGCGATGACGACCTTAGACGAGAATGTGAACCGTGTGCCACAGCTGTGTACAGAGAACGAACCGCTAGCTG ATTACTTAGGCTGGGAGGAAAGAATAGAACAGATACCAAAAAATAGTGAAGACATATTGGGCCAGGCAAGACCAGTACAAATTATATTGGCTCATCCAGATCACACCTTTGAATTAAATGAGGATGCCCTGGCAGAAATTCTTCTCCAAGATGATATCAAAGACAGAAGTGTAGTTGTTGTCTCTGTAGCAGGAGCCTTCAGAAAAGGCAAAAGCTTCCTGCTAGATTTTTTTCTTCGATACATGAACTGTAAG tatgacAACAACAACGAAACGGATTCTTGGTTGGGCAAAGAAGATGAACCACTCAGCGGATTCTCATGGAAAGGAGGTTCAGAAAGAGATACAACAGGGATATTGATGTGGTCGAAAGTTTTTCTTGGTACTTTACCAACTGGTGAAAAAGTGGCTATAATTTTAATGGATACACAAGGTGCTTTTGACAGTCAGTCCACAGTCAGAGATTGTGCAACTGTGTTTGCTTTAAGCACAATGTTGTCGTCTGtacaaatttacaatttatcacAAAATATTCAAGAAGATGATCTTCAGCATTTGCAGCTTTTCACTGAATATGGTAGGCTGGCTTTAGAGAAATCTGGACGCACACCGTTCCAGAGGTTGCAATTCTTAGTAAGAGACTGGAGTTACCCTTATGAAGCAAATTATGGGGCAGAAGgaggaaacaaaattttacgaCGAAGGCTAGAAGTTTCTGACAAACAGCATCCGGAATTACAAAGTTTAAGAAAGCATATCAAATCCTGCTTTTCAGATATATCTTGCTTCCTTATGCCACATCCAGGTCTTAATATCGCCACAAATCCTAAATTCGACGGCAGATTGTCTGAAATTCAAGCAGAGTTTAAGGAGCAGCTAAAAATACTGATACCTATGATATTAGCCCCTGATCGTTTagttacaaaaaaaattaatggtCAAGTTGTGAAAGCGAGGGATTTGTTGGAATACTTTAAAagttatatgaaaatttataaaggaGATGAACTTCCCGAGCCTAAAAGTATGTTAGTG GCAACAGCAGAAGCAAATAATTTAACTGCAGTCGCAGAAGCTAAAGAGCTTTACATAAAATCAATGGAAGATGTTTGTGGAGGAAAAAGACCATTTTTGGGAACAGCACATTTAGAATCCGAACATTTACGTTGTGTCGATAAAGCTATTTacgtatttcaaaataaaagaaaaatgggaGGAGATGAATTCAGTTTGACTTATATGGAGAAACTAAAGAAG GATATGGATGATGCCTTCATTCAATTTAAAGAACATAATGAAAGTAAAAACATCTTTAAAGCAGCGCGCACTCCAGCAGTGTTTTGCGCACTTGCTGCGGCCATGTACTTTTTATCTGGAATATTTGGTTTTACTGGTTTATATCCTAtagcaaatattttcaattgggTTCTTGGTCTCTGTATATTAACACTTATGTTATGGACATATATAAG gtacAGTGGTAATTGGAGAACAATTGGTACAACATTAGATGAAGTGGCAAATGTCTTATGGTATAAT TTCATGAAACCACTCTACCAACAATTTATGGAGAAGTCAGTTTCTGTAGCAGTGGCACATGCTGCTGAAATGGCTACAAATACAACACTGAATGCCACCATCACTGCCAATGGCAAGCCTAAGCTAGCGTAA